A genomic region of Lagenorhynchus albirostris chromosome 18, mLagAlb1.1, whole genome shotgun sequence contains the following coding sequences:
- the LOC132508774 gene encoding small nuclear ribonucleoprotein E-like: MAYRGQGQKVQKVMVQPINLIFRYLQNRSRIQVWLYEQVNMRIEGCIIGFDEYMNLVLDDAEEIHSKTKSRKQLGWIMLKGGNITLLQSVSN, translated from the coding sequence ATGGCGTATCGGGGCCAGGGCCAGAAGGTGCAGAAGGTGATGGTGCAGCCAATCAATCTCATCTTCAGGTACTTGCAAAATAGATCTCGGATTCAGGTCTGGCTTTATGAGCAAGTGAATATGCGGATAGAGGGCTGTATCATTGGTTTTGATGAGTATATGAACCTCGTATTAGATGATGCAGAAGAGATTCATTCTAAAACAAAGTCAAGAAAACAACTGGGTTGGATCATGCTGAAAGGAGGTAACATTACTCTGCTCCAAAGTGTCTCCAACTAG